Proteins encoded by one window of Lepeophtheirus salmonis chromosome 3, UVic_Lsal_1.4, whole genome shotgun sequence:
- the LOC121114704 gene encoding uncharacterized protein, translated as MGCKESKIKRINLTPDSSYSPQSTRNPILETISGTMDKEILEQTQHYHPNRLTAAFPLPDLGESLDSTHLNLNSSLNLSNKNSPILHYAGDESADSGYDEYEEGYTHIITENSSEELVNSVITEFKPVDLPELLVITGRACTRKLSGYQKDKINEAKILDTLRKEGLLAKSCAKTNGGFSFEVVDQTVKSNNFVTSDFMPSKTLARLESRREHVKKTNTDIEDRLATAETRRKAAEEEKIEKCREICGIERNGKSRLESATRKEQRYSASIAKRQMHLQEIRDKLKQKHKKHEFKRLKNNLRNGSPLERRDGGREESHFFDD; from the exons ATGGGATGTAAAGAGAGTAAAATCAAGAGAATAAATCTTACGCCAGACTCTTCCTACAGCCCTCAATCTACACGAAACCCCATCCTTGAAACCATTTCCGGAACCATGGATAAAGAAATCCTGGAACAGACTCAGCATTATCATCCAAATAGACTCACTGCTGCATTTCCCCTTCCAGATCTTGGAGAATCCCTGGACTCTACTCATCTTAATCTAAACTCTAGTTTAAATCTGAGCAATAAAAACTCACCTATCCTTCATTATGCTGGTGATGAATCGGCAGACTCGGGCTACGATGAGTATGAAGAGGGTTACACACATATCATTACTGAAAATTCATCAGAAGAACTTGTGAATAGTGTGATAACTGAATTTAAGCCGGTTGACTTACCTGAGCTCCTTGTAATAACAGGACGAGCCTGCACACGAAAATTATCAGGCTAtcagaaagataaaataaatgaggCTAAAATCCTTGATACTTTACGAAAGGAAGGTCTTCTCGCAAAATCTTGTGCTAAAACGAATGGAGGATTCAGCTTTGAAGTGGTGGATCAAACAGTAAAATCAAATAACTTTGTTACTTCGGATTTTATGCCAAGTAAGACTCTGGCAAGGTTGGAATCGAGGAGAGAG CATGTGAAAAAGACAAATACGGATATTGAAGATCGATTAGCTACTGCAGAGACACGTCGTAAGGCTGCAGAGgaggaaaaaattgagaaatgtaGGGAAATTTGTGGGATTGAGCGAAATGGAAAATCTCGTTTGGAGTCGGCTACTCGGAAAGAACAGCGCTACTCAGCTAGTATAGCAAAGCGGCAAATGCACTTACAGGAAATTAGAGACAAGTTGAAACAAAAACACAAGAAACACGAGTTTAAACGATTAAAGAATAATCTTCGGAACGGCTCTCCGCTTGAGAGGAGGGATGGAGGGAGAGAggaaagtcatttttttgatgactga
- the LOC121114706 gene encoding uncharacterized protein isoform X3, with translation MKDKEDSASLSPINDDEDTTSFDALMEESGLGSYIQSEDKSLRDSWKILKKNQETLMNFEFFLKKIASEVKNKMIEKDSVENGLKLRLESQDERLKELVDAIEEQNDGTRLQKLYLSNETELESIISSIDSLENQLIDMESICPDDYSEGACLERKEAQIKEKLEMEHKKMKAIESIMKGLKTSMEDGLVKGSNKSIGSNSDIGSFSQGKSELKYNNKISQNAQNDDYNYSSYPSDNNNQKHCQNTSRKSTHRLSSEEPFGSFYDTDGFEEVDIRRKSQDQDPSSKESIVPKRVFKVVFVGDSTVGKTSLINRFCTGCFYPNTISTVGVDYRTRNVLVDNKDNVCIQVWDTAGQERYRSITRQYFRKTDAVVIVYDISEEKSFINVRSWLHDAREGAGKESIIVLLGNKVDLEIHSRKVQTLEGLQLSCQFDTLFHEVSALNGIHVEHALTQMVKLLLQKEDREIQKAMKLGLKKEFRKQRCCR, from the exons ATGAAGGACAAGGAAGATTCTGCAAGTCTATCACCTATAAATGATGATGAGGATACAACCTCTTTTGATGCTCTAATGGAAGAATCTGGTCTTGGAAGCTATATACAATCAGAAGACAAATCTCTAAGAGATTCTTGGAAAatcctgaaaaaaaatcaagagacGCTTATGAACTTTGAGTTCTTTTTGAAGAAGATTGCGAgtgaagttaaaaataaaatgattgaaaaggATTCCGTTGAAAATGGTTTGAAGCTTCGTTTAGAAAGCCAAGATGAGAGGCTTAAAGAACTGGTAGATGCCATCGAGGAACAGAATGATGGAACAAGGCTTCAAAAGTTATACTTATCAAATGAGACGGAGCTTGAGTCCATTATATCATCTATCGATAGTTTAGAGAATCAACTGATAGATATGGAATCAATTTGTCCCGATGATTATTCTGAAGGAGCTTGTTTAGAACGAAAAGAAGCACAAATTAAGGAAAAGCTGGAaatggaacataaaaaaatgaaggcgATAGAAAGTATCATGAAG ggACTAAAAACAAGCATGGAAGACGGGCTTGTTAAAGGATCCAATAAATCCATAGGGTCCAACTCAGATATTGGTTCATTTTCACAAGGAAAATCAGAattgaaatacaataataaaatatctcaaaatgcCCAAAACGACGACTATAATTACTCCTCCTATCCATCcgataataataatcaaaaacattGTCAGAATACTTCACGCAAATCGACGCATCGCCTTTCCTCTGAGGAGCCCTTTGGATCTTTTTATGATACTGATGGATTTGAGGAAGTAGATATTCGAAGGAAGAGTCAAGACCAGGATCCGTCCTCAAAAGAGAGTATAGTGCCGAAAAGGGTCTTTAAAG tcgTCTTTGTGGGTGACTCCACTGTTGGTAAAACATCCCTCATCAATCGTTTTTGTACTGGATGTTTTTATCCGAATACCATATCAACAGTTGGAGTGGATTATCGAACAAGGAACGTCCTTGTAGACAATAAAGACAATGTTTGTATTCAGGTTTGGGACACAGCTGGTCAGGAACGATATAGATCTATAACAAGACAGTATTTTCGGAAAACAGATGCTGTCGTGATCGTTTACGATATTAGTGAGGAGAAGTCCTTTATCAATGTACGCTCATGGCTTCATGACGCAAGAGAAGGTGCTGGAAAAGAGAGTATAATTGTACTATTAGGGAATAAAGTGGATCTCGAAATCCATTCAAGAAAAGTACAAACGCTTGAGGGACTTCAATTATCCTGTCAATTTGACACTTTATTCCATGAAGTAAGTGCTTTAAACGGAATTCATGTGGAACATGCACTAACTCAAATGGTCAAACTCCTACTTCAAAAAGAGGACCGTGAAATTCAAAAAGCCATGAAATTGGGTCTGAAAAAGGAATTCAGAAAACAAAGGTGCTGTAGATAA
- the LOC121114706 gene encoding uncharacterized protein isoform X1, protein MELSSLFDQNTLEDIFEILDEKGNGCLTQDEFFRGYKQFYCHMKDKEDSASLSPINDDEDTTSFDALMEESGLGSYIQSEDKSLRDSWKILKKNQETLMNFEFFLKKIASEVKNKMIEKDSVENGLKLRLESQDERLKELVDAIEEQNDGTRLQKLYLSNETELESIISSIDSLENQLIDMESICPDDYSEGACLERKEAQIKEKLEMEHKKMKAIESIMKGLKTSMEDGLVKGSNKSIGSNSDIGSFSQGKSELKYNNKISQNAQNDDYNYSSYPSDNNNQKHCQNTSRKSTHRLSSEEPFGSFYDTDGFEEVDIRRKSQDQDPSSKESIVPKRVFKVVFVGDSTVGKTSLINRFCTGCFYPNTISTVGVDYRTRNVLVDNKDNVCIQVWDTAGQERYRSITRQYFRKTDAVVIVYDISEEKSFINVRSWLHDAREGAGKESIIVLLGNKVDLEIHSRKVQTLEGLQLSCQFDTLFHEVSALNGIHVEHALTQMVKLLLQKEDREIQKAMKLGLKKEFRKQRCCR, encoded by the exons ATGGAATTATCAAgtttatttgatcaaaacaCTCTTGAAGATATCTTTGAAATTCTAG atgaGAAAGGCAATGGATGCTTGACTCAGGATGAGTTTTTTCGTGGCTACAAGCAGTTTTATTGCCATATGAAGGACAAGGAAGATTCTGCAAGTCTATCACCTATAAATGATGATGAGGATACAACCTCTTTTGATGCTCTAATGGAAGAATCTGGTCTTGGAAGCTATATACAATCAGAAGACAAATCTCTAAGAGATTCTTGGAAAatcctgaaaaaaaatcaagagacGCTTATGAACTTTGAGTTCTTTTTGAAGAAGATTGCGAgtgaagttaaaaataaaatgattgaaaaggATTCCGTTGAAAATGGTTTGAAGCTTCGTTTAGAAAGCCAAGATGAGAGGCTTAAAGAACTGGTAGATGCCATCGAGGAACAGAATGATGGAACAAGGCTTCAAAAGTTATACTTATCAAATGAGACGGAGCTTGAGTCCATTATATCATCTATCGATAGTTTAGAGAATCAACTGATAGATATGGAATCAATTTGTCCCGATGATTATTCTGAAGGAGCTTGTTTAGAACGAAAAGAAGCACAAATTAAGGAAAAGCTGGAaatggaacataaaaaaatgaaggcgATAGAAAGTATCATGAAG ggACTAAAAACAAGCATGGAAGACGGGCTTGTTAAAGGATCCAATAAATCCATAGGGTCCAACTCAGATATTGGTTCATTTTCACAAGGAAAATCAGAattgaaatacaataataaaatatctcaaaatgcCCAAAACGACGACTATAATTACTCCTCCTATCCATCcgataataataatcaaaaacattGTCAGAATACTTCACGCAAATCGACGCATCGCCTTTCCTCTGAGGAGCCCTTTGGATCTTTTTATGATACTGATGGATTTGAGGAAGTAGATATTCGAAGGAAGAGTCAAGACCAGGATCCGTCCTCAAAAGAGAGTATAGTGCCGAAAAGGGTCTTTAAAG tcgTCTTTGTGGGTGACTCCACTGTTGGTAAAACATCCCTCATCAATCGTTTTTGTACTGGATGTTTTTATCCGAATACCATATCAACAGTTGGAGTGGATTATCGAACAAGGAACGTCCTTGTAGACAATAAAGACAATGTTTGTATTCAGGTTTGGGACACAGCTGGTCAGGAACGATATAGATCTATAACAAGACAGTATTTTCGGAAAACAGATGCTGTCGTGATCGTTTACGATATTAGTGAGGAGAAGTCCTTTATCAATGTACGCTCATGGCTTCATGACGCAAGAGAAGGTGCTGGAAAAGAGAGTATAATTGTACTATTAGGGAATAAAGTGGATCTCGAAATCCATTCAAGAAAAGTACAAACGCTTGAGGGACTTCAATTATCCTGTCAATTTGACACTTTATTCCATGAAGTAAGTGCTTTAAACGGAATTCATGTGGAACATGCACTAACTCAAATGGTCAAACTCCTACTTCAAAAAGAGGACCGTGAAATTCAAAAAGCCATGAAATTGGGTCTGAAAAAGGAATTCAGAAAACAAAGGTGCTGTAGATAA
- the LOC121114706 gene encoding uncharacterized protein isoform X2, whose product MELSSLFDQNTLEDIFEILDEKGNGCLTQDEFFRGYKQFYCHMKDKEDSASLSPINDDEDTTSFDALMEESGLGSYIQSEDKSLRDSWKILKKNQETLMNFEFFLKKIASEVKNKMIEKDSVENGLKLRLESQDERLKELVDAIEEQNDGTRLQKLYLSNETELESIISSIDSLENQLIDMESICPDDYSEGACLERKEAQIKEKLEMEHKKMKAIESIMKGLKTSMEDGLVKGSNKSIGSNSDIGSFSQGKSELKYNNKISQNAQNDDYNYSSYPSDNNNQKHCQNTSRKSTHRLSSEEPFGSFYDTDGFEEVDIRRKSQDQDPSSKEIVFVGDSTVGKTSLINRFCTGCFYPNTISTVGVDYRTRNVLVDNKDNVCIQVWDTAGQERYRSITRQYFRKTDAVVIVYDISEEKSFINVRSWLHDAREGAGKESIIVLLGNKVDLEIHSRKVQTLEGLQLSCQFDTLFHEVSALNGIHVEHALTQMVKLLLQKEDREIQKAMKLGLKKEFRKQRCCR is encoded by the exons ATGGAATTATCAAgtttatttgatcaaaacaCTCTTGAAGATATCTTTGAAATTCTAG atgaGAAAGGCAATGGATGCTTGACTCAGGATGAGTTTTTTCGTGGCTACAAGCAGTTTTATTGCCATATGAAGGACAAGGAAGATTCTGCAAGTCTATCACCTATAAATGATGATGAGGATACAACCTCTTTTGATGCTCTAATGGAAGAATCTGGTCTTGGAAGCTATATACAATCAGAAGACAAATCTCTAAGAGATTCTTGGAAAatcctgaaaaaaaatcaagagacGCTTATGAACTTTGAGTTCTTTTTGAAGAAGATTGCGAgtgaagttaaaaataaaatgattgaaaaggATTCCGTTGAAAATGGTTTGAAGCTTCGTTTAGAAAGCCAAGATGAGAGGCTTAAAGAACTGGTAGATGCCATCGAGGAACAGAATGATGGAACAAGGCTTCAAAAGTTATACTTATCAAATGAGACGGAGCTTGAGTCCATTATATCATCTATCGATAGTTTAGAGAATCAACTGATAGATATGGAATCAATTTGTCCCGATGATTATTCTGAAGGAGCTTGTTTAGAACGAAAAGAAGCACAAATTAAGGAAAAGCTGGAaatggaacataaaaaaatgaaggcgATAGAAAGTATCATGAAG ggACTAAAAACAAGCATGGAAGACGGGCTTGTTAAAGGATCCAATAAATCCATAGGGTCCAACTCAGATATTGGTTCATTTTCACAAGGAAAATCAGAattgaaatacaataataaaatatctcaaaatgcCCAAAACGACGACTATAATTACTCCTCCTATCCATCcgataataataatcaaaaacattGTCAGAATACTTCACGCAAATCGACGCATCGCCTTTCCTCTGAGGAGCCCTTTGGATCTTTTTATGATACTGATGGATTTGAGGAAGTAGATATTCGAAGGAAGAGTCAAGACCAGGATCCGTCCTCAAAAGAGA tcgTCTTTGTGGGTGACTCCACTGTTGGTAAAACATCCCTCATCAATCGTTTTTGTACTGGATGTTTTTATCCGAATACCATATCAACAGTTGGAGTGGATTATCGAACAAGGAACGTCCTTGTAGACAATAAAGACAATGTTTGTATTCAGGTTTGGGACACAGCTGGTCAGGAACGATATAGATCTATAACAAGACAGTATTTTCGGAAAACAGATGCTGTCGTGATCGTTTACGATATTAGTGAGGAGAAGTCCTTTATCAATGTACGCTCATGGCTTCATGACGCAAGAGAAGGTGCTGGAAAAGAGAGTATAATTGTACTATTAGGGAATAAAGTGGATCTCGAAATCCATTCAAGAAAAGTACAAACGCTTGAGGGACTTCAATTATCCTGTCAATTTGACACTTTATTCCATGAAGTAAGTGCTTTAAACGGAATTCATGTGGAACATGCACTAACTCAAATGGTCAAACTCCTACTTCAAAAAGAGGACCGTGAAATTCAAAAAGCCATGAAATTGGGTCTGAAAAAGGAATTCAGAAAACAAAGGTGCTGTAGATAA